Proteins encoded in a region of the Oscillatoria nigro-viridis PCC 7112 genome:
- a CDS encoding putative Ig domain-containing protein has protein sequence MTNLDRVYRYQLAATDPEGDYLLWSLDNAPKGMVIDAKTGSLSWQPTPEQIGEQTIAVRVTDALGSYVGQEFSLKVTGINTPPEIASTPVTVAGINGTYKYQVFGTDPENDALRYSLGTKPEGMKIDARTGLIEWTPGTNAVGSNEVEVLATDTQGAVGNQKFAVSVGTAAVNLPPTVVSTPVFAASLGSQYSYRVQATDPEGGSLTYQLLKAPVGMAINAATGLLTWDNPTAGNHQIVVGAADAGGLGAAQGFTLTARANSTPIVPAVPVVQSAVVGSTYRYDLRATDAEGDLLAYSLIQSPSGMTVDEFGRISWMPQATDVGTTGPVQVAITDTFGKTVSVSYNLSVVADTSAPKVNIVASKNTANLGDSVTFTVNAVDNVKVESLGLTINGTPVVLDAQGQASVKVNNLGNFTAIATAKDSAGNAGTATQTVAAIDTSDVNAPTIHISLEDDAEITAPFNITGTISDSSLAYYTLEVAPVGGGQIPGDGGGFKEVYRGTAAVSNGTVATFDPTVLANGAYVLKFTAFDTNGNGSTTERTVNVAGDLKLGNFRLSFTDLTVPVAGIPINVTRTYDSLNANNSDDFGYGWRMEFRDTDLKTSLKADPIYEELGINTVAFDSKTKVFITLPGGKRETFTFKPTPHHLNQYLGAAGPGAMMYKPAFESQKGSTVTLTVKDANLIRNEYGEYYGVNGQPFNPENPAFGRVYVLTTKEGIVYEIDAASGDLLTATDANGNKLTFSDAGIASSTGKSVTFERDAAGRIVGVVDPDGKKVKYEYDAKGDLVAATDQEQNKTEFVYNTDQSHYLEKVIDPLGNTGVRTEYDDKGRLKKIIDADGDPVELIYDPDNSIQTVKDAFGNPTTYVYDSRGNVVKQVNALGQETNFNYDDDNNLIETKDAAGGVTKYTYDASGNLLSRTEPYCGCPGTVPGITRYTYNKYGQTTSIVMPTGTSLHMEYDRAGNMLKMQDGLGNIIQSYVYDSQGRVVQETDTFGTTYYGNFDAFGNPRWTKDASGNETTMTYNAKGKLETMTENGVTSTFFYDGLGRQTKADYGDGLWVEYDYEGAGADWTTVEAPTIGRIERKFTDDGKLGGWVTNGGGEIKFTYNEAGQLETETDPSGSVTRYGYDQIGRVKSVKDESTGVETIYHYDALVGVDPDPGVADNLIGKLAGITVVLDANTRYTTSYTYNSNGQMKTMTDPRGQVWKYRYNSNGTTVIDPLGRETTSVQSPNYLPVETIYPDGTKSKVEYLFSNNLQEAKDYPTRIVDRGGNDRKFTYDNLGRLKTVTDLGDTVYTYHYGESGLERVTGPNQATLLSYQYEDGNLKKIIYPDGGEKEFIYNAVTNRLEQMKLPSGVTVSYEYDAAGQEKRRVSTLDGEVVSNWDAETGQLLSVTDAAGTTAYYYDPDTGAFAGLDYPNGGSIRYERDGLGRVDKVVVKADKNAADSTAYITEYKYDANGNVEKVKATSPGSQVLETAMVYDEVNRLKERTLPNGVKTVYQYQDKTDLVEKITHFAADGVTVLASVAYERKGIGEPTKITREDGSYVRLEYDASLRVDKESYYSAAGVLLQEIDYGYDADGNRQVVSNGLAAGTYSYENVNQLASVTNGSNVETYTYDAGGRVDVVNRNGVIRDFDYNTDNLISQVKDAAGNVLVEYDYDSSGRRVESKSAGVEKDYIVAPSMGDGLESPQLVMDGNGNALGAYVYAGNQPLMRFDGSGNPVYYLTDAMGSVIGLAGASGQGVAKFNYDSFGNLKSSSGTAASLPGNAGGDFRFQGQWLDEATGLYNFRARYYDPETGRFMSYDPIDLIEMEPESSNPYQFVYNNPHVYSDPTGMFSIMELNATISVQDALSALKTYASNEIKGYFKNKIGEAMADSFTGIVKRLLPFAGFELDQLPGQFKDGTKFENFLKGQICGIFNSVGGPFLNRLWLEPGVLQDGTPTHAGLNCQELFIEADRKAFGKLKNIGGSRPDFIFKEGSPMDTNNKAYLIGDVKLTLHAALKDITGIGKKNSPSKQWTAIRAYAEKNVLPKTALYITFKHESSGGGKLSAQEEQQAIAKAAKSAFEKGVLLILANLVD, from the coding sequence GTGACTAATTTAGATCGGGTTTACCGCTACCAGCTAGCTGCTACCGACCCCGAAGGAGACTATTTGCTGTGGAGTTTGGATAATGCTCCCAAGGGTATGGTAATCGATGCTAAAACAGGCAGTCTTAGCTGGCAGCCTACTCCGGAACAAATTGGGGAACAGACTATTGCGGTGCGAGTGACTGATGCCCTCGGTTCCTATGTGGGTCAGGAATTTAGTTTGAAGGTGACGGGGATTAACACGCCGCCGGAGATTGCCTCTACTCCAGTTACTGTTGCCGGAATCAACGGCACCTACAAATATCAAGTATTCGGAACTGACCCGGAAAACGATGCCCTGCGTTACAGTTTGGGCACCAAACCCGAAGGCATGAAGATTGATGCCCGGACTGGTTTAATTGAATGGACTCCCGGTACTAATGCTGTAGGTTCCAATGAAGTAGAAGTTTTGGCAACAGATACTCAAGGGGCTGTGGGAAATCAGAAGTTTGCGGTGTCTGTGGGAACTGCTGCCGTCAACCTGCCTCCAACAGTAGTTTCAACTCCTGTATTTGCAGCATCTTTGGGTTCTCAGTACAGCTATCGGGTACAAGCAACTGACCCCGAGGGTGGTAGTTTAACTTATCAGTTATTAAAAGCACCAGTGGGGATGGCAATAAATGCCGCAACTGGATTGCTAACTTGGGATAACCCGACTGCTGGAAACCATCAAATAGTTGTAGGCGCTGCGGATGCTGGAGGTTTGGGGGCGGCGCAAGGTTTTACATTAACTGCAAGGGCAAATTCTACACCGATTGTTCCTGCTGTTCCTGTTGTTCAGTCGGCGGTTGTTGGTTCTACCTATCGTTACGATTTAAGGGCGACTGATGCTGAGGGGGATTTGCTTGCTTATTCTCTGATACAGTCGCCGTCTGGAATGACTGTTGATGAATTCGGCCGCATTAGTTGGATGCCTCAAGCAACTGATGTCGGTACGACGGGGCCGGTGCAAGTTGCTATCACCGATACTTTTGGCAAGACTGTTTCTGTTTCTTACAATTTAAGTGTTGTCGCGGATACTTCCGCACCTAAAGTCAATATTGTTGCCAGCAAAAATACAGCTAATCTCGGAGATTCGGTCACATTTACCGTCAATGCTGTCGATAACGTGAAAGTTGAATCTTTGGGTTTGACTATCAACGGCACTCCTGTAGTTTTGGATGCACAAGGTCAAGCATCTGTCAAGGTAAATAATTTAGGCAATTTCACGGCAATTGCAACAGCTAAAGATAGTGCTGGAAATGCCGGAACTGCGACTCAAACAGTAGCAGCAATTGATACTAGCGATGTCAATGCCCCAACTATCCACATCAGTTTAGAAGATGATGCAGAAATCACCGCGCCCTTCAACATCACCGGCACGATTAGTGACAGCAGTTTGGCATACTATACATTGGAAGTAGCGCCAGTTGGTGGCGGGCAAATTCCGGGCGATGGCGGAGGATTTAAGGAGGTTTATCGGGGAACTGCTGCTGTCAGCAACGGAACGGTTGCGACTTTTGACCCGACTGTTTTGGCCAACGGCGCTTACGTTCTCAAGTTCACTGCATTCGATACCAACGGCAACGGTTCGACTACTGAAAGGACGGTGAATGTTGCGGGCGATTTGAAGTTGGGGAATTTCCGGTTGTCGTTTACTGATTTGACGGTTCCGGTGGCGGGTATTCCGATTAACGTGACTCGGACTTACGATTCTTTGAATGCGAATAATAGCGATGATTTCGGCTACGGCTGGCGGATGGAATTCCGGGATACTGATTTGAAGACTTCTTTGAAGGCTGACCCGATTTACGAGGAGTTGGGCATCAATACCGTAGCTTTTGATAGCAAGACTAAGGTATTCATTACGTTACCCGGTGGTAAGCGGGAAACCTTTACTTTTAAGCCGACTCCGCATCATTTGAATCAGTATTTAGGGGCTGCTGGGCCGGGGGCGATGATGTACAAACCGGCTTTTGAATCTCAAAAGGGTTCGACGGTGACTCTGACGGTTAAGGACGCGAATTTGATACGGAATGAGTACGGCGAGTATTACGGGGTGAACGGGCAGCCCTTCAATCCCGAAAATCCTGCTTTTGGTAGGGTTTATGTGTTGACTACTAAAGAGGGTATTGTTTACGAGATTGATGCGGCATCTGGGGATTTGCTGACTGCTACTGATGCGAATGGGAATAAGTTGACTTTTAGCGATGCGGGGATTGCTAGCAGTACGGGTAAGTCGGTGACTTTTGAGAGGGATGCTGCTGGGAGGATTGTCGGTGTTGTTGACCCGGATGGGAAGAAGGTTAAGTACGAATACGATGCTAAGGGGGATTTGGTTGCCGCCACCGACCAAGAACAAAATAAAACAGAATTTGTTTACAACACCGACCAATCTCACTATTTAGAAAAAGTCATCGACCCGCTAGGAAACACGGGAGTCAGAACTGAATACGATGACAAAGGTCGCTTGAAGAAAATAATTGACGCAGACGGCGACCCCGTAGAGTTGATTTACGACCCAGACAACTCAATTCAAACCGTCAAAGATGCTTTCGGCAATCCCACTACCTATGTCTATGATTCGCGCGGCAATGTTGTCAAACAAGTTAATGCGCTAGGCCAAGAAACTAACTTCAATTACGATGATGACAACAATTTAATCGAAACAAAAGATGCGGCCGGAGGGGTAACAAAATACACCTATGACGCTAGCGGCAATCTCTTATCCCGTACCGAACCCTACTGCGGTTGTCCGGGTACGGTGCCTGGAATCACTCGCTACACTTACAACAAATACGGTCAGACTACCTCCATTGTGATGCCCACAGGAACTTCCCTGCATATGGAATACGATCGCGCTGGCAATATGCTAAAAATGCAGGATGGACTCGGCAATATCATCCAATCCTACGTCTACGATTCCCAAGGTCGAGTCGTTCAAGAAACCGATACCTTCGGCACTACTTATTACGGCAATTTCGATGCTTTTGGCAATCCCCGCTGGACGAAAGATGCGTCGGGCAACGAGACAACGATGACTTACAACGCTAAAGGTAAGTTGGAAACCATGACTGAAAATGGCGTTACTTCCACCTTCTTTTATGACGGATTGGGACGGCAAACAAAAGCTGACTACGGTGACGGTCTGTGGGTAGAATACGATTATGAAGGAGCTGGAGCAGATTGGACTACTGTAGAAGCCCCAACTATCGGCCGCATCGAACGCAAGTTTACGGATGACGGGAAGTTGGGAGGTTGGGTAACGAACGGTGGCGGCGAGATTAAATTTACCTACAATGAAGCAGGTCAGTTGGAAACTGAAACTGACCCTAGCGGTAGCGTTACCCGGTACGGCTACGACCAAATTGGCAGGGTTAAAAGCGTCAAAGATGAATCGACGGGGGTGGAAACTATCTACCACTACGACGCGCTGGTAGGCGTTGACCCCGACCCAGGCGTAGCAGATAATTTGATAGGTAAGTTAGCAGGAATAACTGTGGTTTTGGATGCCAACACTCGCTACACGACCAGCTATACTTACAACTCTAACGGTCAGATGAAAACTATGACTGACCCGCGCGGTCAGGTCTGGAAGTACCGCTACAATTCCAATGGAACGACAGTTATCGACCCCTTGGGAAGAGAGACAACTTCAGTACAGTCTCCTAATTACTTGCCCGTTGAAACGATTTATCCCGACGGAACCAAGTCGAAAGTTGAGTATCTTTTCAGCAACAATTTGCAGGAAGCGAAAGACTATCCGACTCGAATTGTAGACCGGGGCGGCAATGACCGCAAGTTTACTTACGATAATTTGGGACGGTTGAAGACGGTTACGGACTTGGGCGATACTGTCTATACCTATCACTACGGTGAAAGCGGATTGGAACGAGTGACCGGACCGAATCAAGCAACTTTGCTGTCTTATCAGTACGAGGATGGAAATCTCAAGAAAATTATCTATCCCGATGGCGGTGAAAAGGAATTTATTTACAATGCCGTCACGAATCGTTTGGAACAAATGAAGTTGCCCAGCGGAGTAACTGTAAGTTACGAGTATGATGCGGCGGGACAGGAAAAGCGCAGGGTTTCAACCTTGGATGGGGAAGTTGTTTCTAACTGGGATGCAGAAACGGGTCAGCTTTTAAGCGTGACGGATGCTGCGGGAACGACTGCCTATTATTATGACCCGGATACGGGTGCGTTTGCAGGCTTGGATTATCCTAACGGCGGCAGCATTCGCTACGAACGCGACGGTTTGGGTCGAGTCGATAAGGTTGTCGTTAAAGCTGATAAGAATGCTGCTGATTCTACGGCTTACATCACCGAGTACAAGTACGATGCGAATGGCAATGTGGAGAAAGTGAAGGCAACTTCTCCCGGCAGTCAAGTGTTAGAAACTGCCATGGTTTACGATGAAGTAAATCGTCTCAAAGAAAGGACTTTGCCGAATGGTGTGAAGACTGTTTATCAGTATCAAGATAAGACGGATTTGGTTGAAAAGATTACTCATTTTGCTGCTGATGGAGTGACAGTGTTGGCATCTGTTGCTTACGAACGAAAAGGAATTGGAGAACCGACTAAGATTACCAGGGAAGATGGTTCTTACGTGAGGTTGGAGTACGATGCTTCGCTGCGGGTGGACAAGGAAAGTTATTACAGTGCGGCTGGGGTTTTGTTGCAGGAGATTGATTACGGTTACGATGCGGATGGCAACCGTCAAGTTGTATCAAACGGTTTGGCTGCGGGGACTTACAGTTACGAGAATGTCAATCAGCTTGCTTCGGTGACGAATGGGTCGAATGTGGAGACTTATACTTATGATGCTGGGGGACGGGTGGATGTTGTTAATAGAAATGGGGTGATTCGGGATTTTGATTACAATACTGATAATTTGATTTCGCAGGTGAAGGATGCTGCGGGCAATGTGTTGGTTGAGTACGATTATGATAGTTCGGGACGGAGAGTTGAGAGCAAGAGTGCGGGGGTAGAAAAGGATTATATTGTTGCGCCTTCTATGGGTGATGGCTTGGAGTCGCCACAGTTGGTGATGGATGGGAATGGTAATGCTTTGGGTGCTTATGTTTATGCGGGAAATCAGCCGTTGATGCGGTTTGATGGCAGCGGGAATCCGGTTTATTATTTGACGGATGCGATGGGTTCGGTGATTGGGTTGGCTGGTGCTAGCGGTCAAGGTGTTGCTAAGTTTAATTATGATAGTTTTGGCAACCTAAAAAGTTCGTCTGGGACAGCAGCTTCTTTACCTGGGAATGCAGGTGGGGATTTCCGCTTCCAGGGACAGTGGTTGGATGAGGCGACTGGGCTGTACAATTTCCGGGCGCGGTATTACGATCCTGAAACCGGGCGGTTTATGAGTTACGATCCGATCGATTTGATTGAGATGGAGCCTGAGAGTAGCAATCCCTATCAGTTTGTTTACAACAACCCTCACGTTTATAGCGATCCGACGGGGATGTTTTCGATTATGGAACTTAATGCAACAATAAGCGTACAAGATGCACTTAGCGCTTTAAAAACCTATGCCAGCAACGAAATCAAAGGCTACTTTAAAAATAAAATAGGCGAAGCTATGGCGGATTCATTCACTGGAATTGTCAAGCGTCTTCTGCCCTTCGCTGGTTTTGAGTTGGACCAGCTTCCTGGGCAATTCAAAGATGGCACTAAGTTTGAGAATTTCCTTAAAGGACAAATTTGCGGAATCTTTAATAGTGTAGGCGGACCTTTTCTAAATCGCTTGTGGTTAGAGCCAGGCGTCCTACAAGATGGGACACCAACCCACGCAGGATTAAATTGCCAGGAATTATTCATTGAGGCAGACAGAAAAGCTTTTGGTAAATTAAAAAATATTGGGGGTTCGCGACCAGACTTCATCTTCAAAGAAGGCTCTCCTATGGATACAAATAATAAAGCTTATCTAATTGGAGATGTCAAATTAACTTTGCATGCGGCGCTGAAAGATATAACTGGTATAGGAAAGAAAAATTCTCCCTCTAAGCAGTGGACAGCCATTCGAGCATATGCTGAGAAAAACGTATTGCCAAAAACGGCTCTTTATATTACCTTCAAACATGAAAGTAGCGGAGGAGGTAAACTTTCCGCTCAAGAAGAACAACAAGCAATTGCAAAAGCGGCAAAGAGTGCCTTCGAGAAAGGAGTGTTACTGATCCTTGCTAATCTTGTTGATTAA
- a CDS encoding ankyrin repeat domain-containing protein — protein MQNSSSLKHKDLLESAVCDFFRGNTKNLEELIQSGFDINIRLDDNKTALMEAVRAADLYVVRLLVEAGADVNAETGGYTALWDAAYWGLQEIFDYLAPLTSSELRQEAEEILSEGLLRRQRLDDTLTEDFISAAAMGNVEAVIAAIQSGVNVNAIGSDENPALTIAAYWGWVAVVKLLLEHKADANCFTEDQHETPLTMAAQGAGLPRFSHITSVTTDDNQVAIIELLLAAGADVNVRTKKGWTALENAAVSGSIRAVKLLLEAGADINAKDIGGYTALSRAKQEKNQEIIQLLLECGAKED, from the coding sequence ATGCAAAATTCGTCCTCCCTGAAACATAAGGATTTACTAGAATCGGCAGTCTGTGATTTTTTTAGGGGGAATACCAAAAATTTAGAAGAGCTAATCCAAAGCGGATTTGACATTAATATCAGACTTGATGATAATAAAACTGCGCTTATGGAAGCAGTTCGAGCCGCAGATCTTTATGTTGTTAGATTGCTGGTCGAAGCAGGGGCTGATGTCAACGCTGAGACGGGTGGATACACAGCTTTATGGGATGCAGCCTACTGGGGATTACAGGAAATTTTTGACTATCTTGCACCCTTAACTTCTTCAGAGTTAAGACAAGAAGCAGAAGAGATACTTTCGGAAGGTTTACTGCGTCGTCAGAGACTAGATGATACTTTGACAGAAGACTTCATATCCGCTGCTGCAATGGGCAATGTTGAGGCAGTTATTGCTGCTATTCAAAGTGGAGTTAATGTTAATGCAATTGGTTCCGACGAAAATCCAGCTCTTACTATAGCTGCATACTGGGGTTGGGTAGCTGTGGTAAAGCTTTTGTTAGAGCATAAAGCTGATGCAAATTGTTTTACAGAAGATCAGCATGAAACTCCATTAACAATGGCTGCTCAAGGTGCGGGACTCCCACGATTCTCACACATAACTTCAGTGACAACAGATGACAACCAAGTCGCAATTATCGAACTTCTTTTGGCAGCAGGAGCAGATGTGAATGTAAGAACAAAAAAAGGTTGGACGGCTTTAGAAAACGCAGCTGTTTCTGGAAGTATTAGGGCAGTTAAGCTTTTGCTGGAAGCTGGTGCTGATATTAATGCCAAAGATATTGGGGGTTATACTGCGCTCAGCCGTGCGAAACAAGAAAAAAATCAAGAGATTATTCAACTTCTTTTAGAGTGTGGAGCAAAAGAAGATTGA